The DNA segment ATTTGGAACCAACCCTACGAAAGATGCAAATTGTGTTTCTTTTTATTGAATCGCCTCAGATCTCCTACTTCAGCAAGAACAACCGATGATAAATATCCCCCAACCCCAGGAATACTTTTTAATAAATAATAATCCTTCTTGTGATTTTTTCTGCAATAGGATCGTAGTTGATTGGCCAATTCTAAATATTCCTGATAAATTACTTTCAATAATCGAATCTTACTCTCCATACATAATTTTCCTACCGGTTCCTGCCATGGAATATTTTCAATCCATTCTATAAATGCTTTGGACCAATTTGGATTGTCGAACTCTTTTGGTATTTCAATTCCATGATAAAGTAATAACGCTTTGATGCTACATTTTATCTTGCGGAGTTGCCGAGTAGTTTCTGCTCGTTGCCGTACTAAACTTTTCAAATAATCTTGTTTTGATCCGGAATATAGATTCCTCGCAAATGACCGGACTGAAGTTGCTTTGCTAAGTTCCGACAATCGAGCACATCGGTTTTCTGGTGACTTTGTTTGTCAGTTCTAGGCACATCAGCCGGATTGACGACCAAAACATTCCATCCCAGATTTAAAAAATACCGGGAAGCCGTAAAACCGCAGCAGCCCGCTTCATAAACCAATGACACTTCATGCTCCGGAAAATTAGTTTGAACGTAATGATAAAGAACGTCATTGCTGGAAGGAATTGTAATTGTTTTGTGATCTGATATATCTGTCCGAAGATGTACAGACCAACTTTTTTTGTGAATGTCCATGCCAATGTATAGCTTTGGAAGAACAGTAGGTTGTGTTGCCATATCTTATCGTATTTGGGTAGACAATTTATTAATTAATTTGTACTACATTATTTTAGATGGAACACGACTTACTGCTTTTACATGGGTGCTTGACTGTCTCGTGCATTCTAGTATTACCGAAAGTACGGCCCTAACGGGCCTGCCACTTCTTAATACATATCCATATTATGAATTCTTGAGTTTAACTTAATGACACTGTGCAAAGCTGACTGCAATGAAGTAGGCGACATCTCTATTAATTTCAATAGATATTAATATAATTAAGTTGACGCTTTTTCGATAGCTATCGGTACAAATTATTCAGGCTTCACTTGTGCCCTTGTGCTGACTTTTAGTGATCTTAGTGTTGAGTTTTTTTACCGGGCATTTATCCGTATCTTCGCACTATCAATGAAAAAGTCATTCTTAATTTTTTTCTTGCTGTTTTCCGGATTGCTTTTCGCAAACGGAAAAACTACGTCTGTAAATTCATTGCAAAAAGATGCTATAGTTAAAAACACCGACGACTTTTCAACGACTGCGGGAATAGTTTCCAATTTTCTTTCTGTATTCGAAGAAGGAATTATTCAACCGGGAACGGGAATTGTCCATTCCACTTTTAATCCTGTACGGACTGTTAATATTGGTTCATGTAATTCATCTGTCACAACACAGAATAAAATCAACAGGCAAATTAGTTTTCAATTTCTTATCACACCGGATGCTGATGTAAAACCTTCAACGGATCTACATGTTTTTCTGCGGGTGCTTCTTATCTGAGATTTTTCCCTTTTCCCTTTATTAATAAATCTGCTTTATCCGTTGCAAAGTTCGCTTGTAATGAATTTAGCTATTTCACTTATTTCAAAAATAAATATTTATGGAAAATAATATCGACCATCTGAATGATGGTGAAAAAAATCCGGATTCGGAATGGTATTCTTGTGGGTTGGAATTGTAATTGTAGCACTTGTTGCTTTAAAATTACTTGTCTTCCCTGATTCAAAATAGTTTTTTCAGGAGGTTTGATTCAAGCCGCATGGAGAGTGTGCGGCTTGTTTTTAACTTAATGTCCATCAAAATAACATTTAAAATCTATCGCTTGGTTTTAAACCTGACTGAGCTTTCTTTTGAATTCTCTTTCCTGCTGCTTGAATATCAGGCAAATTTAATTTACCTTTTTCCAATTCAATCTCTCCTTTTGCAAATTCAATTTGTCAATAAAATCAATGAACTCAATTTACTTTAGAGTCCAAAATTTGATTATTAATCAATTGATTGAAAAAATCAGAGAAAAATATAAGAAACTTTTCTCTCTTTAAAATATCTGACACGTCCGTAATATTCCGATCTAGGCTAAAAAATTATAAATAATCTTAGACACTCTGTCAAATTCTGCCGGTTTAATTGCATTTTCTGTTGTGCTTCTTTTATTGCCATTTTAAATTTCCTCCATTGTTACCAACGTATAATCGTTCTCCTTTGTTACTGCTAAGATATTAAATCTTGTATTGGGAAGAAATAAAATTTCGAATTCATTTTGCGAATCAATGCCATATTTGCTAATTTCTTCGATTTCCTTGCCCGTTTTTGACACTATTCTGAACATTACATTTCCGCTAAATTGTATTGCAATTGAACGCATTTACTTGTAGAAATAAACGGGTACTCAATAATTTCCTATTGTTTTCAAGGCTTTTATACTTTTGTGCAATTCACTTTCTGTTAAGAAAACACCACGATAAACTAGACCTTCATAATTTGGTAGTTTCTCTAATGCTTGAGCCAATAATAAACCAAATTGGGTTTCGTTCTTGCCTTTTTCTTTCTCAACTCTGTATTAACTTGGTCAAAACCATCATCGGAATATTTATATATTAACGCTTTTTCATACTTGTTAAGTTCGGAAACTCTTGAATTTCGCGCACTTCTTTCTATCTCCTTAATTCAGCAGAAAGATTTTTTCAACATAAGTTTTTCGGTCGTATCAATCTTAAAGCCAAAATTTTTCACAATTATAATTAATAATTTTAGTGCTTCAATACAAAAATATTAATGTAACTCATTCACATGAATCGCCTTCAGATTTTTTATCAATATAAAGTTCCAAACGGAACTATACAGGCAATCAAAACCTTCATCGTTGTTCCCATGAATTTCCATTTCTGTTCAACACCAACCTGTAGAGCGTTAAAGACAAATAACCAAAAACAACGCTCCATGTACCGGACCGATTGATTTACCAGACTATGGTCAACCATCCAGTATTTCATCGGAACAGCAATAAGTACAAGAAGCAAAAGCGAAGTCCCTTCAGGAAACCAAGTAATCTGAGGCGTCCGACTGATGAGTTGAAATATTTTTTTCATATATTATTCAATTATGATTAACAATATTTTAATGACGTCTCTTTGAAATTAACTGCCCCTATTTCAAAAAACCATCTTCACCCCAACAAAATAATGATCACTCCAAATGTCCGTTTCAATTGTTCCGGTGAAAGGGAAATTGCAATCTCACTTCGAAAAACTACCGATCCACAAAACTCAGACAAAGTATTCCCGCAACTTTGAAATCAACCGCTCCCGTTTTAGATAATTATACACCGCCATAAATCCAATCGGTGGAAGCATCATCGCCAATCTAGCGTTCCCTGTGCTGCATGTTGTGTCATCCCTAAAAAATAAACCAGACACCCGGAACAACGATCAGTCCGCCCCCAATTCCAATAAAGCCACTGAAAATCCCCGCACATACTCCTACGATCAGAATGATGATTACTGTTTCCATTTTTTTTCGGTTTGTACTGTTAAGTGTGTCCATGACTTTATTAAATTAAATGTTCTAAGTTTACAGGTTTGCAGGTTGCGAACCTGCAAACCTGTAAACCTGATAACCTGCAAACGATTTTACCGAGACAGTTCGCCTGCCAAATTATTTGTCAGCTGTTTTTTAATGTCTTTCAATTTCGGATAACGGGCAAAGAAGAAACATCATCTTCGTAATAGCCGCCCTCCGTTTGTCATATCGCCACCGGATACAACTCCAATATTTTTCAATCCTATTCCTGTTTCATTCTTGGTCTGATTGACCATTCCACCGCACCGAGAAATATTCAAAACATTTCCACTTTAATTAATCGCTCAACACTGTCAA comes from the Bacteroidota bacterium genome and includes:
- a CDS encoding DUF3817 domain-containing protein, yielding MKKIFQLISRTPQITWFPEGTSLLLLVLIAVPMKYWMVDHSLVNQSVRYMERCFWLFVFNALQVGVEQKWKFMGTTMKVLIACIVPFGTLY